One region of Bubalus kerabau isolate K-KA32 ecotype Philippines breed swamp buffalo chromosome 6, PCC_UOA_SB_1v2, whole genome shotgun sequence genomic DNA includes:
- the CDC42SE1 gene encoding CDC42 small effector protein 1, which translates to MSEFWHKLGCCVVEKPQPKKKRRRIDRTMIGEPMNFVHLTHIGSGEMGAGDGLAMTGAVQEQMRSKGNRDRPWSNSRGL; encoded by the exons ATGAGTGAATTTTGGCACAAACTGGGCTGCTGCGTGGTAGAGAAACCCCAGCCG aagaagaagaggagacGGATTGACCGGACCATGATTGGGGAACCAATGAATTTTGTCCACCTGACTCACATTGGCTCTGGGGAGATGGGGGCCGGAGATGGACTTGCCATG ACAGGTGCAGTTCAGGAGCAGATGAGATCCAAGGGAAACCGAGACAGGCCATGGAGCAATTCTAGGGGCTTATAG
- the C6H1orf56 gene encoding protein MENT, protein MVPAAGALLWALLLSLGPRAAGAEGLTSTAMPRDSFRFGGPMTRSYRTTARTTPGVVLSPRMRVTMEDEDDVLAAADRLAGPAAAELLASTVATGSRSRLSQEEDGSLEEGVVIYARKNDTESETDSTTRITPGRPSPYFTANDQDSDIKMSSSLPHSSWKANVDSQPSDSTTNPWSSAGSTLNQWPPPSPTAMPAPEDLRLVLLPWGPWHCHCKSGTMSRTRAGRLHGLSGRLRVGALSQVRTEHRPCTYHLCPCNREREECPLDAGLCADTSCTTQTTTRATTRATTRATTTTPFPPLTSRLRPAPFIPSPIPSPHPAYAFWKRVRIGLEDIWNNLSTMFTEMEPIKRNQR, encoded by the exons ATGGTCCCCGCCGCCGGCGCGCTGCTCTGGGCCCTGCTGCTGAGTCTGGGGCCCCGGGCGGCGGGGGCCGAAGGCCTGACTTCGACCGCGATGCCGCGGGACAGTTTCCGCTTCGGGGGCCCTATGACCCGCAGCTACAGAACCACCGCCCGGACCACTCCGGGCGTTGTATTATCCCCGAGGATGAGGGTGACAATGGAGGATGAGGACGACGTCCTGGCCGCTGCCGACCGCCTGGCAGGCCCGGCCGCTGCGGAGCTCTTAGCCTCTACGGTGGCCACAGGCAGCAGGTCACGATTGTCTCAGGAGGAAGATGGGTCTTTGGAAGAAGGGGTTGTGATTTACGCCAGAAAGAATGACACCGAGTCGGAGACTGACAGTACGACTCGCATTACGCCTGGGAGGCCTAGCCCATACTTTACAGCGAATGACCAGGATTCCGACATCAAGATGAGTTCAAGCCTACCTCACTCCAGCTGGAAGGCTAATGTGGACTCACAGCCCTCTGACAGTACCACAAACCCGTGGTCCTCAGCAGGGTCCACGCTGAACCAGTGGCCGCCTCCCTCGCCCACGGCCATGCCAGCTCCGGAGGATCTGCGGCTGGTGTTGTTGCCCTGGGGCCCGTGGCACTGCCACTGCAAGTCGGGCACTATGAGCCGGACCCGGGCCGGGAGACTGCATGGCCTTTCGGGGCGCCTGCGAGTTGGGGCGCTGAGTCAAGTGCGCACCGAGCACCGGCCTTGCACCTACCACCTATGCCCCTGCAACCGCGAGCGGGAGGAGTGCCCCCTAGATGCAGGTCTCTGTGCTGACACCAGCTGCACCACTCAGACCACCACCAGGGCCACCACCAGGGCCACCACCAGggccaccaccaccactcccttCCCCCCTCTAACCAGCAGACTCAGACCCGCCCCTTTTATCCCCAGTCCcattcccagcccccacccagcctaTGCTTTTTGGAAACGGGTCAGGATTGGGCTGGAGGATATTTGGAACAACCTCTCTACAATGTTCACAGAGATGGAACCA ATAAAGAGAAATCAGAGGTAA
- the BNIPL gene encoding bcl-2/adenovirus E1B 19 kDa-interacting protein 2-like protein — protein MGTVQEAGEKTVDLGIKENAETAIPGASLRLGELELKEEWQDEEFPRLLPEEIGPSEDPHDPERDTQAGTPSTLALCGRRPMRKRLSAPELRLTLTKGPGDNGASPTHSGPSSSDGSSDLEVDELETPSDSELLDSGHEFEWEDELPRAEGLGASEAAERLGHGCMWDVAGEDGHRWRVFRTGQREQRVDMTVIEPYKKVLSHGGYHGDGLNAVILFASCYLPRSSIPNYTYVMEHLFRYIVGTLELLVAENYLLVHLSGGTSRAQVPPLSWIRQCYHTLDRRLRKNLRALVVVHATWYMKAFLALLRPFISSKFTRKIRFLNSLGELAQLISMDQVHIPEAVRQLDHDLHGSGRT, from the exons ATGGGAACTGTACAAGAAGCCGGAGAAAAGACGGTGGATCTTGG CATCAAGGAGAATGCAGAAACAGCAATACCAGGAGCATCCTTGAGACTTGGAGAACTGGAGCTGAAGGAAGAATGGCAAGATGAAGAATTCCCTAG ATTGCTTCCTGAAGAGATTGGCCCTTCTGAGGATCCTCATGATCCTGAAAGAGACACACAGGCAG GCACCCCCAGCACTTTAGCCCTGTGTGGCCGGCGCCCCATGCGCAAGCGTCTTTCTGCCCCGGAGTTGCGACTGACTCTGACTAAGGGGCCTGGAGATAATGGAGCGTCTCCCACCCACTCTGGACCTTCCTCTTCTGATGGCAGTTCTGACCTGGAGGTAGACGAGTTGGAAACACCTTCAGACTCGGAGCTGCTGgacagtggacatgaatttgaatgggAAG ATGAGCTGCCCCGGGCAGAGGGCCTAGGGGCCAGTGAGGCAGCTGAAAGGCTGGGCCACGGTTGTATGTGGGATGTGGCTGGAGAAGATGGTCATCGCTGGAGGGTGTTCCGAACAGGACAGCGGGAGCAGCGAGTGGACATGACTGTCATTGAGCCCTATAAGAAAGTCCTATCTCATGGAG gCTACCATGGTGATGGCCTCAATGCTGTTATCCTCTTTGCTTCCTGTTACCTACCTAGAAGCAGCATCCCCAACTACACCTATGTCATGGAACACTTGTTCAG GTACATAGTGGGAACCCTGGAGCTGCTGGTAGCTGAAAATTATCTGCTGGTTCACCTGAGTGGAGGCACAAGTAGGGCGCAGGTTCCACCTCTGAGCTGGATACGCCAATGTTATCACACTCTGGATCGGCG GCTCCGGAAAAACCTGCGTGCTCTGGTGGTTGTCCACGCTACATGGTACATGAAGGCATTCCTGGCATTGCTTCGGCCCTTCATCAG TTCCAAGTTCACACGAAAGATCCGTTTTCTGAACAGCCTTGGAGAGCTGGCTCAACTCATCTCCATGGATCAGGTCCACATCCCAGAAGCTGTCAGACA GCTGGACCATGATCTCCATGGCTCAGGAAGAACCTAG
- the PRUNE1 gene encoding exopolyphosphatase PRUNE1 isoform X3, whose product MDPRVQEGRRCGIWGAPKESRPIHVVLGNEACDLDSMVSALALAFYLAKKIHIPESLLIFRDEIDLHALHQASQLTLILVDHHVLPKGDAALEEAVAEVLDHRPIDQRHCPPCHVSVELVGSCATLVAERILQGAPEILDRQTAALLHGTILLDCVNMDLKIGKATLKDSHYVEKLEALFPDLPSRNDIFDSLQKAKFDVSGLTTEQMLRKDQKTVSRQGTKVAISAIYMDMEAFLQRSGLLADLHAFCQAHSYDALVAMTIFFNTYDEPVRQLAVFCPHAALRMTICGILERSHSPSLKLTPVPSSHPDLQAYLQGNTQISRKKVLPLLQEALSAYFDSTNIPLGQPETEGVSREQVDKELDRAGNSLLSGLSQDEEEPPLPPTPMNSLVDECPLDQGLPKFSAEVIFEKCSQISLSEPTTASLSKK is encoded by the exons ATGGATCCTAGGGTCCAGGAAGGACGAAGATGTGGGATCTGGGGAGCACCGAAG GAGTCCCGACCCATACATGTTGTGCTGGGAAATGAAGCCTGTGACTTGGACTCCATGGTGTCAGCCCTTGCCCTGGCTTTTTACCTGGCAAAG AAGATTCACATTCCAGAGTCCCTCTTGATTTTCCGGGATGAGATTGACCTCCATGCACTGCACCAGGCCAGCCAGCTCACCCTCATCCTTGTCGACCATCATGTCTTACCCAA AGGTGATGCAGCCCTAGAGGAGGCAGTGGCAGAGGTGCTAGACCATCGGCCCATCGATCAGAGACACTGCCCTCCCTGCCATGTTTCAGTTGAACTGGTGGGGTCCTGCGCTACCCTGGTGGCCGAGAGAATCCTGCAGGGGGCACCAGAGATCTTGGACAGGCAAACTGCAGCCCTTCTTCATG GAACAATCCTCCTGGACTGTGTGAACATGGACCTTAAGATTGGAAAGGCAACCCTCAAGGACAGCCACTATGTAGAGAAGCTAGAGGCCCTCTTCCCAGATCTGCCCAGCAGAAATGACATCTTTGATTCTCTGCAAAAGGCCAAGTTTGATGTATCAG GACTGACCACAGAGCAGATGCTGAGAAAGGACCAGAAGACCGTCTCCAGACAAGGCACTAAGGTGGCCATTAGTGCAATATATATGGATATGGAG GCTTTTCTGCAGAGGTCTGGCCTCCTTGCAGATCTCCATGCCTTCTGCCAGGCTCACAGCTACGATGCCCTGGTTGCCATGACTATCTTTTTCAACACTTACGATGAGCCAGTGCGGCAGTTGGCTGTTTTCTGTCCCCACGCAGCACTTCGAATGACG ATCTGTGGAATCTTGGAACGTTCCCACTCTCCATCCCTGAAGCTGACCCCTGTCCCAAGCAGCCACCCTGACCTCCAAGCCTATCTTCAAGGCAACACCCAGATCTCTCGAAAGAAAGTTCTGCCTCTGCTCCAGGAAGCCCTGTCAGCGTATTTTGACTCCACGAACATCCCTTTAGGACAGCCTGAGACAGAGGGTGTGTCAAGGGAGCAGGtggacaaagaattggacagggcAGGCAACTCCCTGCTTTCTGGACTGAGTCAGGATGAGGAGGAGCCTCCACTGCCCCCCACGCCCATGAACAGCCTGGTGGATGAGTGCCCCCTGGATCAGGGGCTGCCGAAGTTCTCGGCCGAGGTCATCTTCGAGAAATGTAGTCAGATCTCGCTGTCAGAACCTACCACTGCCTCCCTGTCCAAGAAATGA
- the PRUNE1 gene encoding exopolyphosphatase PRUNE1 isoform X1: MDPRVQEGRRCGIWGAPKESRPIHVVLGNEACDLDSMVSALALAFYLAKTTEAEEVFVPVLNIKRSELPLRGDNVFFLQKIHIPESLLIFRDEIDLHALHQASQLTLILVDHHVLPKGDAALEEAVAEVLDHRPIDQRHCPPCHVSVELVGSCATLVAERILQGAPEILDRQTAALLHGTILLDCVNMDLKIGKATLKDSHYVEKLEALFPDLPSRNDIFDSLQKAKFDVSGLTTEQMLRKDQKTVSRQGTKVAISAIYMDMEAFLQRSGLLADLHAFCQAHSYDALVAMTIFFNTYDEPVRQLAVFCPHAALRMTICGILERSHSPSLKLTPVPSSHPDLQAYLQGNTQISRKKVLPLLQEALSAYFDSTNIPLGQPETEGVSREQVDKELDRAGNSLLSGLSQDEEEPPLPPTPMNSLVDECPLDQGLPKFSAEVIFEKCSQISLSEPTTASLSKK; encoded by the exons ATGGATCCTAGGGTCCAGGAAGGACGAAGATGTGGGATCTGGGGAGCACCGAAG GAGTCCCGACCCATACATGTTGTGCTGGGAAATGAAGCCTGTGACTTGGACTCCATGGTGTCAGCCCTTGCCCTGGCTTTTTACCTGGCAAAG ACAACTGAGGCCGAGGAAGTCTTTGTGccagttttaaatataaaacGTTCAGAGCTACCTCTACGAGGTGACAATGTCTTCTTTCTTCAGAAGATTCACATTCCAGAGTCCCTCTTGATTTTCCGGGATGAGATTGACCTCCATGCACTGCACCAGGCCAGCCAGCTCACCCTCATCCTTGTCGACCATCATGTCTTACCCAA AGGTGATGCAGCCCTAGAGGAGGCAGTGGCAGAGGTGCTAGACCATCGGCCCATCGATCAGAGACACTGCCCTCCCTGCCATGTTTCAGTTGAACTGGTGGGGTCCTGCGCTACCCTGGTGGCCGAGAGAATCCTGCAGGGGGCACCAGAGATCTTGGACAGGCAAACTGCAGCCCTTCTTCATG GAACAATCCTCCTGGACTGTGTGAACATGGACCTTAAGATTGGAAAGGCAACCCTCAAGGACAGCCACTATGTAGAGAAGCTAGAGGCCCTCTTCCCAGATCTGCCCAGCAGAAATGACATCTTTGATTCTCTGCAAAAGGCCAAGTTTGATGTATCAG GACTGACCACAGAGCAGATGCTGAGAAAGGACCAGAAGACCGTCTCCAGACAAGGCACTAAGGTGGCCATTAGTGCAATATATATGGATATGGAG GCTTTTCTGCAGAGGTCTGGCCTCCTTGCAGATCTCCATGCCTTCTGCCAGGCTCACAGCTACGATGCCCTGGTTGCCATGACTATCTTTTTCAACACTTACGATGAGCCAGTGCGGCAGTTGGCTGTTTTCTGTCCCCACGCAGCACTTCGAATGACG ATCTGTGGAATCTTGGAACGTTCCCACTCTCCATCCCTGAAGCTGACCCCTGTCCCAAGCAGCCACCCTGACCTCCAAGCCTATCTTCAAGGCAACACCCAGATCTCTCGAAAGAAAGTTCTGCCTCTGCTCCAGGAAGCCCTGTCAGCGTATTTTGACTCCACGAACATCCCTTTAGGACAGCCTGAGACAGAGGGTGTGTCAAGGGAGCAGGtggacaaagaattggacagggcAGGCAACTCCCTGCTTTCTGGACTGAGTCAGGATGAGGAGGAGCCTCCACTGCCCCCCACGCCCATGAACAGCCTGGTGGATGAGTGCCCCCTGGATCAGGGGCTGCCGAAGTTCTCGGCCGAGGTCATCTTCGAGAAATGTAGTCAGATCTCGCTGTCAGAACCTACCACTGCCTCCCTGTCCAAGAAATGA
- the PRUNE1 gene encoding exopolyphosphatase PRUNE1 isoform X2 yields MENYLQGCRAALQESRPIHVVLGNEACDLDSMVSALALAFYLAKTTEAEEVFVPVLNIKRSELPLRGDNVFFLQKIHIPESLLIFRDEIDLHALHQASQLTLILVDHHVLPKGDAALEEAVAEVLDHRPIDQRHCPPCHVSVELVGSCATLVAERILQGAPEILDRQTAALLHGTILLDCVNMDLKIGKATLKDSHYVEKLEALFPDLPSRNDIFDSLQKAKFDVSGLTTEQMLRKDQKTVSRQGTKVAISAIYMDMEAFLQRSGLLADLHAFCQAHSYDALVAMTIFFNTYDEPVRQLAVFCPHAALRMTICGILERSHSPSLKLTPVPSSHPDLQAYLQGNTQISRKKVLPLLQEALSAYFDSTNIPLGQPETEGVSREQVDKELDRAGNSLLSGLSQDEEEPPLPPTPMNSLVDECPLDQGLPKFSAEVIFEKCSQISLSEPTTASLSKK; encoded by the exons ATGGAGAACTACCTGCAGGGTTGTCGAGCTGCTCTGCAG GAGTCCCGACCCATACATGTTGTGCTGGGAAATGAAGCCTGTGACTTGGACTCCATGGTGTCAGCCCTTGCCCTGGCTTTTTACCTGGCAAAG ACAACTGAGGCCGAGGAAGTCTTTGTGccagttttaaatataaaacGTTCAGAGCTACCTCTACGAGGTGACAATGTCTTCTTTCTTCAGAAGATTCACATTCCAGAGTCCCTCTTGATTTTCCGGGATGAGATTGACCTCCATGCACTGCACCAGGCCAGCCAGCTCACCCTCATCCTTGTCGACCATCATGTCTTACCCAA AGGTGATGCAGCCCTAGAGGAGGCAGTGGCAGAGGTGCTAGACCATCGGCCCATCGATCAGAGACACTGCCCTCCCTGCCATGTTTCAGTTGAACTGGTGGGGTCCTGCGCTACCCTGGTGGCCGAGAGAATCCTGCAGGGGGCACCAGAGATCTTGGACAGGCAAACTGCAGCCCTTCTTCATG GAACAATCCTCCTGGACTGTGTGAACATGGACCTTAAGATTGGAAAGGCAACCCTCAAGGACAGCCACTATGTAGAGAAGCTAGAGGCCCTCTTCCCAGATCTGCCCAGCAGAAATGACATCTTTGATTCTCTGCAAAAGGCCAAGTTTGATGTATCAG GACTGACCACAGAGCAGATGCTGAGAAAGGACCAGAAGACCGTCTCCAGACAAGGCACTAAGGTGGCCATTAGTGCAATATATATGGATATGGAG GCTTTTCTGCAGAGGTCTGGCCTCCTTGCAGATCTCCATGCCTTCTGCCAGGCTCACAGCTACGATGCCCTGGTTGCCATGACTATCTTTTTCAACACTTACGATGAGCCAGTGCGGCAGTTGGCTGTTTTCTGTCCCCACGCAGCACTTCGAATGACG ATCTGTGGAATCTTGGAACGTTCCCACTCTCCATCCCTGAAGCTGACCCCTGTCCCAAGCAGCCACCCTGACCTCCAAGCCTATCTTCAAGGCAACACCCAGATCTCTCGAAAGAAAGTTCTGCCTCTGCTCCAGGAAGCCCTGTCAGCGTATTTTGACTCCACGAACATCCCTTTAGGACAGCCTGAGACAGAGGGTGTGTCAAGGGAGCAGGtggacaaagaattggacagggcAGGCAACTCCCTGCTTTCTGGACTGAGTCAGGATGAGGAGGAGCCTCCACTGCCCCCCACGCCCATGAACAGCCTGGTGGATGAGTGCCCCCTGGATCAGGGGCTGCCGAAGTTCTCGGCCGAGGTCATCTTCGAGAAATGTAGTCAGATCTCGCTGTCAGAACCTACCACTGCCTCCCTGTCCAAGAAATGA
- the PRUNE1 gene encoding exopolyphosphatase PRUNE1 isoform X5, translated as MRLTSMHCTRPASSPSSLSTIMSYPRTILLDCVNMDLKIGKATLKDSHYVEKLEALFPDLPSRNDIFDSLQKAKFDVSGLTTEQMLRKDQKTVSRQGTKVAISAIYMDMEAFLQRSGLLADLHAFCQAHSYDALVAMTIFFNTYDEPVRQLAVFCPHAALRMTICGILERSHSPSLKLTPVPSSHPDLQAYLQGNTQISRKKVLPLLQEALSAYFDSTNIPLGQPETEGVSREQVDKELDRAGNSLLSGLSQDEEEPPLPPTPMNSLVDECPLDQGLPKFSAEVIFEKCSQISLSEPTTASLSKK; from the exons ATGAGATTGACCTCCATGCACTGCACCAGGCCAGCCAGCTCACCCTCATCCTTGTCGACCATCATGTCTTACCCAA GAACAATCCTCCTGGACTGTGTGAACATGGACCTTAAGATTGGAAAGGCAACCCTCAAGGACAGCCACTATGTAGAGAAGCTAGAGGCCCTCTTCCCAGATCTGCCCAGCAGAAATGACATCTTTGATTCTCTGCAAAAGGCCAAGTTTGATGTATCAG GACTGACCACAGAGCAGATGCTGAGAAAGGACCAGAAGACCGTCTCCAGACAAGGCACTAAGGTGGCCATTAGTGCAATATATATGGATATGGAG GCTTTTCTGCAGAGGTCTGGCCTCCTTGCAGATCTCCATGCCTTCTGCCAGGCTCACAGCTACGATGCCCTGGTTGCCATGACTATCTTTTTCAACACTTACGATGAGCCAGTGCGGCAGTTGGCTGTTTTCTGTCCCCACGCAGCACTTCGAATGACG ATCTGTGGAATCTTGGAACGTTCCCACTCTCCATCCCTGAAGCTGACCCCTGTCCCAAGCAGCCACCCTGACCTCCAAGCCTATCTTCAAGGCAACACCCAGATCTCTCGAAAGAAAGTTCTGCCTCTGCTCCAGGAAGCCCTGTCAGCGTATTTTGACTCCACGAACATCCCTTTAGGACAGCCTGAGACAGAGGGTGTGTCAAGGGAGCAGGtggacaaagaattggacagggcAGGCAACTCCCTGCTTTCTGGACTGAGTCAGGATGAGGAGGAGCCTCCACTGCCCCCCACGCCCATGAACAGCCTGGTGGATGAGTGCCCCCTGGATCAGGGGCTGCCGAAGTTCTCGGCCGAGGTCATCTTCGAGAAATGTAGTCAGATCTCGCTGTCAGAACCTACCACTGCCTCCCTGTCCAAGAAATGA
- the PRUNE1 gene encoding exopolyphosphatase PRUNE1 isoform X4 — MENYLQGCRAALQESRPIHVVLGNEACDLDSMVSALALAFYLAKKIHIPESLLIFRDEIDLHALHQASQLTLILVDHHVLPKGDAALEEAVAEVLDHRPIDQRHCPPCHVSVELVGSCATLVAERILQGAPEILDRQTAALLHGTILLDCVNMDLKIGKATLKDSHYVEKLEALFPDLPSRNDIFDSLQKAKFDVSGLTTEQMLRKDQKTVSRQGTKVAISAIYMDMEAFLQRSGLLADLHAFCQAHSYDALVAMTIFFNTYDEPVRQLAVFCPHAALRMTICGILERSHSPSLKLTPVPSSHPDLQAYLQGNTQISRKKVLPLLQEALSAYFDSTNIPLGQPETEGVSREQVDKELDRAGNSLLSGLSQDEEEPPLPPTPMNSLVDECPLDQGLPKFSAEVIFEKCSQISLSEPTTASLSKK, encoded by the exons ATGGAGAACTACCTGCAGGGTTGTCGAGCTGCTCTGCAG GAGTCCCGACCCATACATGTTGTGCTGGGAAATGAAGCCTGTGACTTGGACTCCATGGTGTCAGCCCTTGCCCTGGCTTTTTACCTGGCAAAG AAGATTCACATTCCAGAGTCCCTCTTGATTTTCCGGGATGAGATTGACCTCCATGCACTGCACCAGGCCAGCCAGCTCACCCTCATCCTTGTCGACCATCATGTCTTACCCAA AGGTGATGCAGCCCTAGAGGAGGCAGTGGCAGAGGTGCTAGACCATCGGCCCATCGATCAGAGACACTGCCCTCCCTGCCATGTTTCAGTTGAACTGGTGGGGTCCTGCGCTACCCTGGTGGCCGAGAGAATCCTGCAGGGGGCACCAGAGATCTTGGACAGGCAAACTGCAGCCCTTCTTCATG GAACAATCCTCCTGGACTGTGTGAACATGGACCTTAAGATTGGAAAGGCAACCCTCAAGGACAGCCACTATGTAGAGAAGCTAGAGGCCCTCTTCCCAGATCTGCCCAGCAGAAATGACATCTTTGATTCTCTGCAAAAGGCCAAGTTTGATGTATCAG GACTGACCACAGAGCAGATGCTGAGAAAGGACCAGAAGACCGTCTCCAGACAAGGCACTAAGGTGGCCATTAGTGCAATATATATGGATATGGAG GCTTTTCTGCAGAGGTCTGGCCTCCTTGCAGATCTCCATGCCTTCTGCCAGGCTCACAGCTACGATGCCCTGGTTGCCATGACTATCTTTTTCAACACTTACGATGAGCCAGTGCGGCAGTTGGCTGTTTTCTGTCCCCACGCAGCACTTCGAATGACG ATCTGTGGAATCTTGGAACGTTCCCACTCTCCATCCCTGAAGCTGACCCCTGTCCCAAGCAGCCACCCTGACCTCCAAGCCTATCTTCAAGGCAACACCCAGATCTCTCGAAAGAAAGTTCTGCCTCTGCTCCAGGAAGCCCTGTCAGCGTATTTTGACTCCACGAACATCCCTTTAGGACAGCCTGAGACAGAGGGTGTGTCAAGGGAGCAGGtggacaaagaattggacagggcAGGCAACTCCCTGCTTTCTGGACTGAGTCAGGATGAGGAGGAGCCTCCACTGCCCCCCACGCCCATGAACAGCCTGGTGGATGAGTGCCCCCTGGATCAGGGGCTGCCGAAGTTCTCGGCCGAGGTCATCTTCGAGAAATGTAGTCAGATCTCGCTGTCAGAACCTACCACTGCCTCCCTGTCCAAGAAATGA